In the Muricauda sp. MAR_2010_75 genome, one interval contains:
- the bshA gene encoding N-acetyl-alpha-D-glucosaminyl L-malate synthase BshA, translating to MKIAIVCYPTFGGSGVVATELGIALAERGHEVHFVTYRQPVRLGLLGNNIHFHEVHVPEYPLFHYQPYELALSSKLVDTIKLYGIELLHVHYAIPHAYAGYMAKKMLQEYGIFIPMITTLHGTDITLVGKHPFYKPAVTFSINKSDVVTSVSEALKKSTMELFDIEKDIEVIPNFIEKSKYSTEYTDCQRTLMAKEDERIITHISNFRKVKRIPDVIKVFHKIQKEIPAKLIMVGEGPEKEKAEQLCDDLGMKEKVLFLGNSTEIDRILCFSDLFLLPSETESFGLAALEAMINKVAVVSSNTGGIPEVNKDGISGFLSNVGDVDDMASKALQILKDETVLEKFKQNAYNVASKFDIVHILPLYEELYEKAFKSRFKNTF from the coding sequence ATGAAAATTGCAATTGTTTGTTACCCCACATTTGGTGGAAGCGGTGTTGTGGCCACTGAATTGGGTATAGCCTTGGCCGAAAGGGGTCACGAAGTACATTTTGTTACCTATCGGCAGCCGGTACGGTTGGGACTTCTGGGAAATAACATCCATTTTCACGAAGTGCACGTACCCGAGTATCCTCTTTTTCATTACCAACCCTATGAATTGGCCTTATCCAGTAAATTGGTGGATACCATAAAACTCTATGGTATTGAATTGCTCCATGTGCACTATGCCATACCGCATGCCTATGCAGGGTATATGGCAAAGAAAATGCTTCAGGAATATGGTATTTTCATTCCTATGATCACAACCCTTCATGGAACCGATATTACCTTGGTGGGCAAACATCCTTTTTATAAGCCAGCGGTAACCTTCAGCATCAATAAATCTGATGTGGTCACTTCTGTTTCCGAAGCCTTGAAGAAAAGCACCATGGAACTTTTTGACATTGAAAAGGATATCGAGGTCATTCCAAACTTTATTGAAAAGTCAAAATACAGTACGGAATATACAGATTGCCAACGCACCTTGATGGCCAAAGAGGATGAACGTATCATTACCCATATCAGTAATTTTAGGAAGGTAAAGCGAATTCCGGATGTGATCAAGGTATTTCATAAAATCCAAAAAGAGATTCCCGCAAAATTGATCATGGTGGGAGAGGGTCCAGAAAAGGAAAAGGCAGAACAATTATGCGATGATCTTGGAATGAAGGAAAAAGTATTGTTCTTGGGCAATAGCACCGAGATTGATAGAATCCTTTGTTTTTCCGATTTATTCCTCTTGCCATCGGAAACGGAAAGTTTTGGTTTGGCGGCATTAGAAGCGATGATCAATAAGGTAGCTGTGGTTTCCAGCAATACAGGCGGAATTCCAGAAGTGAACAAGGATGGGATTTCTGGATTTTTATCAAATGTGGGCGATGTGGACGATATGGCTTCCAAGGCATTGCAAATCCTAAAGGATGAAACTGTTTTAGAAAAATTCAAACAAAATGCATACAATGTGGCGTCTAAGTTTGATATTGTACATATTCTACCGCTTTATGAGGAACTTTATGAAAAAGCCTTCAAATCCCGCTTTAAAAACACGTTTTGA
- a CDS encoding OmpA family protein translates to MNISKPALVALACFFTASTFAQDIELTKKDSIVQSYWLVSLGTNIVDDSGHEFDRLFDIKDAWNMVPYPSRISVGRYFKNGLGLEAIGTYNKYKEGKIIDKQVNPEDIDYFGIDFRASYDLNKILGETGFFDPYVGIGAGYTDANNQGRGTYNAVLGFRTWFSDHWGLDINTSGKWAMSTENANNHIQHAVAVAYRFEVEKGLSRKGEEKLALLKEMEEEQKRVQDSIAQAEEEARLLAERLQREKEAAELSAAEKAKKDAEDARRAALQNKINGLGNVYFKLNSSYLTSKDKELLDQLVTVMQDEPNLIIKVTAHTDSRGTDQYNQWLSERRAERTVEYVISKGIAGDRISHEAFGETQLVNECEDGVYCTEEKHAKNRRSEFQIVEF, encoded by the coding sequence ATGAATATTTCAAAACCAGCGCTTGTAGCTTTGGCTTGTTTCTTTACAGCATCAACCTTTGCACAAGACATTGAATTAACAAAAAAGGATAGCATAGTACAAAGCTACTGGCTAGTATCCCTTGGAACCAATATCGTGGACGACTCTGGACATGAATTTGACAGGCTTTTTGACATTAAAGATGCTTGGAACATGGTACCATACCCATCTAGAATCAGTGTGGGGCGCTATTTTAAAAATGGTCTTGGTTTGGAGGCCATTGGTACCTATAATAAGTATAAGGAGGGAAAAATCATTGATAAACAAGTTAACCCTGAAGACATAGATTACTTTGGAATTGATTTTAGGGCAAGCTACGATTTGAACAAAATTTTGGGGGAAACCGGTTTTTTTGATCCTTATGTTGGAATAGGAGCGGGATATACCGATGCCAATAACCAGGGTAGGGGAACCTACAATGCGGTTTTGGGTTTTAGGACTTGGTTTTCCGATCATTGGGGTCTTGATATTAATACTTCGGGTAAATGGGCCATGAGTACAGAAAATGCGAACAATCACATTCAACATGCGGTTGCCGTGGCCTATCGTTTTGAAGTTGAAAAGGGACTTTCCCGAAAAGGAGAGGAAAAACTTGCTTTGTTGAAAGAGATGGAGGAAGAACAAAAAAGAGTTCAAGATTCCATTGCACAAGCAGAGGAGGAAGCTCGATTGTTGGCCGAACGTCTGCAAAGAGAAAAAGAAGCTGCGGAACTGTCTGCTGCCGAAAAGGCCAAAAAAGATGCTGAGGATGCCAGACGTGCCGCCCTTCAAAACAAAATCAATGGATTGGGCAATGTGTACTTCAAGCTTAATTCTTCCTATCTGACTTCCAAGGATAAAGAACTTTTGGACCAATTGGTCACCGTTATGCAAGATGAACCAAACTTGATCATTAAAGTAACGGCACACACCGATTCAAGGGGAACCGACCAATACAATCAATGGCTTTCGGAACGAAGAGCGGAACGTACCGTTGAATATGTTATTTCAAAAGGAATAGCAGGGGATAGGATTAGTCATGAAGCCTTCGGGGAGACCCAATTGGTAAACGAGTGTGAGGATGGAGTATATTGTACGGAAGAAAAGCACGCCAAAAATAGAAGATCGGAATTCCAGATTGTTGAATTTTAG
- a CDS encoding glycosyltransferase: protein MKLSILIPLYNKEKYIERCFKSLLDQDLSSNEYEIIIVDDGSKDSGAAIVAEYAEKHANIHLIKQQNQGPSVARNKCLEAAKGDYVYFLDADDYLATNVLKAVIELATEHELDVLEFNTKEKKEGSELDFDSMTQNPQNLPVVVMDGITYVAEHGFRNEAWRYIVKRSLLEDAGVKFIEGTLYEDAIFTASLFFKANRMAKVDMDVHRYIVVENSIVTSKDRAHNLKFIHGMVNAIEHFHSLIKGLDSSHPDYGRVVKNLKGKQQAYVFALIIRTLKYRLLSFKELKQILSKLHTFEAYPMDPKIGGIGEGSTGRLYNMTFVPAFNNKTCLYLGMGLMKIMPSR, encoded by the coding sequence ATGAAATTAAGCATACTTATTCCACTTTATAATAAGGAAAAATATATTGAGCGTTGCTTTAAAAGTCTATTGGATCAAGACTTATCGTCAAATGAATATGAAATCATTATTGTTGACGATGGTTCCAAAGATTCAGGAGCTGCCATTGTAGCGGAATATGCTGAAAAGCATGCTAACATTCATCTCATCAAACAACAAAATCAAGGTCCAAGTGTAGCCCGAAACAAATGTTTGGAAGCGGCGAAGGGCGATTATGTCTATTTTCTGGATGCAGACGATTATTTGGCCACCAATGTTCTAAAAGCCGTGATTGAATTGGCCACAGAACATGAGCTAGACGTACTGGAATTCAATACCAAGGAAAAGAAAGAAGGTTCCGAACTTGATTTTGATTCCATGACACAAAACCCACAAAATCTGCCTGTGGTTGTTATGGATGGTATTACCTACGTTGCCGAACACGGTTTTAGAAATGAAGCGTGGCGTTATATTGTTAAGCGAAGCCTTTTGGAGGATGCCGGGGTGAAATTTATAGAAGGCACCTTGTACGAAGATGCTATTTTTACGGCCAGTCTCTTTTTTAAAGCCAATAGGATGGCCAAAGTGGACATGGATGTGCATCGGTACATTGTAGTTGAAAATTCCATCGTGACCAGCAAAGATCGGGCACACAACCTCAAATTTATTCATGGAATGGTCAATGCCATCGAACATTTCCATAGTCTGATCAAAGGTTTGGACAGTTCCCATCCCGATTATGGCAGAGTGGTTAAAAACTTAAAAGGCAAACAACAAGCTTATGTTTTTGCCCTGATCATAAGAACTTTAAAATACCGTCTGCTCAGTTTTAAGGAATTAAAGCAAATACTGTCCAAACTGCACACGTTTGAAGCATATCCGATGGACCCAAAAATTGGAGGTATCGGTGAGGGCAGTACTGGCCGTTTGTACAATATGACCTTTGTCCCGGCCTTTAACAATAAAACATGCCTTTACTTGGGTATGGGATTGATGAAGATCATGCCCTCACGTTAA
- a CDS encoding carbamoyl-phosphate-synthetase: MKKLIILGGNPETAVLVDVANAMGIYTIVVDPNPNAPAKKNASETHDIDGFDIDGIVKLAKDRNVDAVLVGVADILVKPYREICEKLGVHCYATKEAVEAFCSKDGFKRYCAEYNIQDIPGIYLDETNIDKPENLDYPLMIKPVDSGGGVGMKICRDDKDYNESVKTALKFSKKGVVLVEKYMDCDDMAAYYTFRYGVPYISAISDRLTTKKQGDASPVCIGAVYPSKHSQLFIDQVHPKLCELFKGLKIQNGVLNIQFFVENGIVYAYDPGFRLQGEAPHIHIAHINGFDHREMLVNYSFTGEMGEDDFAEKNDYWFKGKTACTIWILLTGGEIGSIEGVDKIKNDPNTVFVLERFKEGDTVEEEWLGTERQVYSRIYVVTDTIAEINSKINAFKEVLKIKDTNGENMILEWLKPFNENDY, encoded by the coding sequence ATGAAAAAACTTATCATATTGGGAGGAAACCCAGAAACGGCCGTTTTGGTCGATGTGGCAAACGCAATGGGCATTTATACCATTGTTGTTGATCCAAATCCCAATGCTCCAGCAAAAAAGAACGCTTCAGAAACCCATGATATAGATGGTTTTGATATTGACGGCATCGTTAAGTTGGCAAAGGATCGTAATGTAGATGCAGTATTGGTGGGCGTAGCGGACATCTTGGTAAAGCCCTACAGGGAAATTTGCGAAAAACTGGGTGTACACTGCTATGCTACCAAAGAAGCTGTTGAGGCATTTTGTAGCAAGGACGGGTTTAAAAGATATTGTGCTGAATATAACATTCAAGATATTCCCGGCATCTATTTGGATGAAACGAACATCGACAAGCCTGAAAACCTCGACTACCCCTTAATGATTAAGCCCGTGGATAGCGGTGGTGGTGTTGGTATGAAAATCTGTAGGGACGACAAGGATTACAACGAATCGGTAAAAACAGCATTGAAATTTTCCAAAAAAGGCGTTGTCCTTGTTGAAAAGTACATGGACTGTGATGATATGGCCGCCTACTATACTTTTAGATATGGTGTACCTTATATTTCCGCAATATCAGATAGACTTACTACTAAAAAACAAGGGGATGCCAGTCCAGTTTGTATTGGGGCTGTTTATCCGTCCAAGCACTCCCAACTGTTCATAGATCAGGTACATCCAAAACTCTGCGAACTTTTCAAAGGGTTGAAAATCCAAAACGGCGTACTCAACATTCAATTTTTTGTGGAAAATGGGATTGTCTACGCTTATGATCCCGGCTTTAGATTGCAAGGTGAGGCACCTCACATTCATATTGCCCATATCAATGGGTTTGATCATAGGGAAATGTTAGTGAACTATTCCTTCACTGGAGAAATGGGCGAAGATGACTTTGCTGAGAAAAATGATTATTGGTTCAAAGGAAAGACAGCCTGTACCATTTGGATACTTCTTACGGGTGGCGAAATTGGTTCCATTGAAGGTGTCGATAAAATAAAAAATGATCCAAACACCGTTTTTGTACTGGAACGATTTAAAGAAGGAGACACCGTTGAAGAAGAATGGTTGGGAACCGAACGACAAGTGTATTCCAGAATATACGTGGTGACCGACACTATTGCGGAAATCAATTCCAAAATCAATGCGTTTAAAGAAGTATTGAAAATCAAGGACACCAACGGTGAGAACATGATTTTGGAATGGTTGAAGCCTTTTAACGAAAATGATTATTAA
- a CDS encoding glycosyltransferase family 2 protein, which yields MSQLNTVEISVIVPIYRIERYLPQCIDSLLDQSFSDFELILVDDGSPDSCPKICDDYAKKDTRVEVIHKENGGLLSARKAGLDQAKGKYIAYVDGDDWVDTFYLDVLFKLAVANDSDLVVTGHFREFDGKIETIKPKSTGIYEHEELQSSILPNAIYNGRFCEHGISTYVWNKLFKKSLLSEVLYDVPNEIIMGEDAAITYAYLAISKKVTVSRIPVYYYRQRHDSIVKSIENPQMEYYRLGLLTSFLKSKLSKFLDKENLDKQITYYLYSQILVRSGGLIFDEDNNLVFNPFLNVGPKSKVVVYSSGSFGQHILSTNTKAHFFEVVKWIDLDYHPLNIGGNHVQPISAVSNSDFDHLIIATINPTNHDEIKEELKLMGIDENKIVEINTNMGDIKQILMDLGFNDRFEFQKN from the coding sequence ATGAGTCAATTGAATACTGTTGAAATAAGCGTTATTGTTCCCATCTATCGGATTGAAAGGTACTTGCCTCAGTGTATCGATAGCCTTTTAGACCAATCTTTTTCAGATTTTGAATTGATTTTGGTGGATGATGGCAGTCCTGACAGTTGCCCCAAAATTTGTGATGATTACGCAAAGAAGGATACCCGGGTAGAAGTCATACACAAAGAAAACGGTGGACTTTTAAGTGCAAGAAAGGCAGGATTGGATCAAGCCAAGGGAAAATATATTGCATACGTTGACGGTGATGATTGGGTAGATACATTTTATTTGGATGTGCTGTTCAAGCTTGCCGTGGCAAATGACTCTGATCTTGTGGTCACGGGCCATTTCAGGGAATTCGATGGGAAAATTGAGACCATAAAACCAAAATCCACAGGCATCTATGAGCATGAAGAATTGCAATCCTCCATTCTTCCCAACGCCATCTATAATGGTCGTTTCTGTGAGCATGGTATATCAACTTATGTGTGGAACAAATTGTTTAAAAAATCATTACTGAGTGAAGTTCTCTATGATGTGCCCAACGAAATAATCATGGGAGAAGACGCCGCCATAACCTATGCCTACCTGGCCATTTCAAAAAAAGTCACCGTAAGCCGTATTCCCGTTTATTATTATAGGCAACGGCATGATTCCATCGTAAAATCCATTGAAAATCCACAAATGGAATATTACAGGCTGGGGCTGTTGACAAGCTTTCTAAAATCAAAACTCAGCAAGTTTCTGGATAAGGAAAATCTGGACAAACAGATTACTTACTATTTGTACTCCCAAATTCTGGTTCGCTCTGGAGGGTTGATTTTTGACGAGGACAACAATCTGGTTTTCAATCCTTTTTTAAATGTCGGACCCAAGTCAAAAGTGGTTGTTTACAGTTCAGGTTCATTTGGGCAACACATCCTATCCACGAATACCAAAGCCCATTTTTTTGAGGTGGTCAAATGGATAGATCTGGACTACCATCCCTTAAATATTGGTGGGAACCATGTACAACCCATCAGTGCAGTAAGCAACAGTGATTTCGATCATTTGATCATAGCCACCATCAATCCTACAAATCACGATGAAATCAAGGAGGAGCTGAAGCTTATGGGCATTGATGAAAACAAAATTGTAGAAATAAACACAAACATGGGGGACATTAAACAAATATTGATGGATTTGGGCTTCAATGACCGATTTGAATTCCAAAAAAATTAA
- a CDS encoding SDR family NAD(P)-dependent oxidoreductase has protein sequence MKTVMILGGSKGVGKEILKSCVKKGYNVAFCGRNQEEGDKVIQSTQAENQLYFHKLDLNSIEEIENFYNQTIQRFKKVDALILYAGITPVASILDAEEDVYDSVFNINLKAPFFLLKHVLKSMVEQQSGSILFFGSAHMDYGEIDRAPYALTKSSLYTLSTHIAHHYAKYGVRSNYLVMGWTNTEGELELRNKEGVSEEKLKEKASGIIPMGRMLNTSDPIPAVMYFISDESAMTTGSLVRITGGEFI, from the coding sequence ATGAAAACTGTAATGATCTTAGGGGGATCCAAGGGAGTAGGCAAGGAAATCCTCAAATCCTGTGTGAAAAAAGGTTATAATGTAGCCTTTTGTGGGCGAAACCAAGAGGAAGGCGATAAGGTTATCCAATCTACACAGGCCGAAAATCAACTCTATTTCCATAAGTTGGACTTGAACAGTATTGAAGAAATAGAAAACTTTTACAATCAGACCATACAACGTTTCAAAAAAGTGGATGCCCTAATTTTATATGCGGGCATTACTCCTGTTGCCTCAATTCTTGATGCTGAGGAAGATGTGTATGACAGTGTGTTCAACATCAACCTTAAAGCACCATTCTTTTTATTGAAACACGTGCTAAAATCCATGGTTGAACAACAGTCGGGTTCCATCCTATTTTTTGGGTCGGCGCATATGGATTACGGTGAAATTGACCGCGCTCCCTACGCTCTAACAAAAAGTAGTTTGTATACCTTATCAACCCATATAGCCCATCATTATGCCAAATATGGCGTGCGATCAAATTATTTGGTCATGGGTTGGACCAATACCGAGGGTGAACTTGAACTGCGAAACAAAGAAGGCGTAAGCGAGGAAAAACTAAAGGAAAAGGCATCTGGAATTATCCCAATGGGTAGAATGCTCAATACGTCAGACCCCATACCCGCGGTCATGTACTTTATTTCAGACGAATCAGCAATGACAACTGGCTCATTGGTGCGAATTACAGGAGGAGAGTTTATTTAA